A single region of the Ziziphus jujuba cultivar Dongzao chromosome 10, ASM3175591v1 genome encodes:
- the LOC107411848 gene encoding serine/arginine-rich splicing factor SR30 isoform X1, whose translation MSSRASRTIYVGNLPGDIRMREIEDLFLKYGPIVDIDLKIPPRPPGYAFIEFEDPRDADDAIYGRDGYDFDGYRLRVELAHGGRGYSSSKDRYSSHSRSSSSRGVSRRSDYRVLVTGLPPSASWQDLKDHMRRAGDVCFSQVFRDRGGMTGIVDYTNYDDMKYAIRKLDDSEFRNAFSRSYIRVREYSRRSYSRSPSYDSRRSYSRSRSRSPYVSRSRSPSYSRSYGGRSRSISPRDKYSRRSPSVSRSRSVSAHSYSRSRSRSKSPLSSRSRRKLSRSPSRSRSVSRSLSPSVRSERSQSLDSRDRY comes from the exons TATGGGCCCATTGTTGACATTGATTTAAAGATCCCTCCAAGACCTCCAGGTTATGCTTTCATCGAG TTTGAAGATCCCCGTGATGCTGATGATGCTATTTACGGTCGGGATGGATATGACTTTGATGGGTATCGCTTACGG GTGGAACTCGCACATGGAGGACGAGGATATTCATCATCAAAAGACCGGTATAGCAGTCACAGTCGGAGCAGCAGCAGCCGTGGAGTTTCCAGGCGTTCTGACTATCGTG TGCTGGTTACGGGATTACCTCCTTCTGCTTCATGGCAAGACTTGAAA GATCACATGCGCCGTGCTGGTGATGTCTGTTTTTCTCAAGTTTTCCGTGATCGTGGTG GGATGACAGGAATTGTAGATTACACAAATTATGATGACATGAAATATGCT ATAAGGAAACTTGATGACTCTGAATTTCGAAATGCTTTTTCCCGGTCTTATATTCGG GTGAGGGAATATTCAAGGCGAAGCTACTCTAGAAGCCCCAGTTATGACTCCAGACGTAGCTATTCTAGAAGTCGTAGTCGTAGTCCATATGTGTCGAGAAGTCGAAGCCCTAGTTATAGCCGTAGTTATGGTGGCCGGAGCAGAAG CATATCTCCAAGGGACAAATATTCACGACGTTCTCCATCAGTATCTCGTTCGCGGTCTGTTTCAGCACATTCCTACTCGAG ATCTCGGTCAAGATCCAAGTCCCCACTCTCATCT CGGTCTCGACGCAAACTGAGCAGATCTCCTTCAAGATCAAGAAGCGTATCTCGGTCCCTATCACCGTCG GTGAGATCAGAACGAAGCCAATCTTTAGACTCGAGGGATCGCTATTGA
- the LOC107411916 gene encoding E3 ubiquitin-protein ligase IPI1 isoform X2, whose translation MVLEVRRLCLNCYSIFWRNLLLVFTCGRGQRSDHSFGVHWCPFGSLTRLPSSFEEGEFSSTAYHDLLGQHAIFAEHTAVSSATHPCPYIAYFGPIHPSSSNSGGSVSEASSFNNHWSGTSVPNELPTSFAFPAMDLHYHSWEHHSPPFSTNNGRIGGADQPSMPPVTQRPARASSDIPRSGSFMPPFLVGHGSSARAGSSVTSSMIPPYPGSNARARDRVQALQAYYQQQQPSNSPTMRTPIVSGSRRSGSHRGLAQVGPVASSSDQTGGYYFFPSGSSGRNFQEPDNPLSSRFHAWERDHLPAFSSNQVDRDPGWGAFHQAAGGTDTTMRSSSFRQRHGSERTSSQNRS comes from the exons ATGGTGTTAGAAGTGAGGCGCCTTTGCTTAAATTGTTACTCCATCTTCTGGAGGAATCTTCTCTTAGTTTTCACCTGTGGACGTGGACAAAGATCGGACCAT TCATTTGGTGTTCACTGGTGCCCATTTGGTAGCTTAACACGACTCCCTTCTTCTTTTGA GGAAGGGGAGTTTTCATCAACTGcat ATCATGATCTACTTGGACAACATGCTATTTTTGCCGAGCATACTGCAGTATCCTCTGCTACACATCCCTGTCCATATATTGCCTACTTTGGACCAATTCACCCCTCGTCCTCTAACTCTGGCGGAAGTGTTTCAGAAGCTTCCAGCTTTAACAATCACTGGAGTGGCACATCGGTACCTAATGAATTACCAACTTCGTTTGCTTTTCCTGCCATGGATCTTCATTATCATAGTTGGGAGCACCATTCACCTCCGTTCTCTACAAATAATggtcgtattggtggtgctgaTCAGCCTTCAATGCCTCCTGTTACTCAGAGACCAGCTAGGGCTAGTTCTGATATACCAAGATCTGGATCTTTTATGCCTCCTTTCCTTGTTGGCCACGG TTCTAGTGCTAGAGCTGGGAGCTCAGTTACCTCCTCAATGATCCCTCCTTATCCAGGCAGCAATGCCCGGGCTAGAGATCGAGTCCAAGCTCTCCAGGCATattatcaacaacaacaacctaGCAATTCGCCGACCATGCGAACACCTATAGTTTCTGGCAGCCGAAGATCCGGCAGTCATAGAGGCTTGGCTCAAGTAGGGCCAGTAGCATCATCTTCAGATCAAACTGGTGGTTACTACTTTTTCCCATCAGGTTCTTCAGGTCGTAACTTCCAAGAACCCGATAATCCTTTGTCTAGTCGATTTCATGCTTGGGAAAGAGATCATTTGCCTGCATTCTCATCAAACCAGGTTGACAGAGATCCAGGTTGGGGTGCATTTCACCAGGCCGCAGGGGGTACAGATACCACAATGAGGTCCAGCAGCTTCCGACAAAGGCATGGATCGGAGAGGACATCTTCACAAAATCGGTCATAG